In the genome of Balneola sp., one region contains:
- a CDS encoding anti-sigma factor, whose translation MDIREYIDSGILEQYVAGLLSDDENKEVDRIAEKYPEIYQEIIALRASINNYSRSTGRTPSSEILKKAQEDILNKKVAALRKPEENINPQENRIRKLDVFKIAATILLLVSVGLNGFFFSEITSYRSQAIDAENRFNELNNQVSFINSAANVKIPLNGLDVSPESYANVYINKNTRDVYIQVGKLPQPPDGHQYQLWADRDGHMHNIGVFHHNDQIQHIRVFEGDFESLNVTLEVEGGSEEATVENAYLSGKKI comes from the coding sequence ATGGATATTAGAGAGTACATAGATTCAGGAATTTTAGAACAGTATGTTGCTGGACTTCTAAGCGACGATGAGAATAAAGAAGTGGACAGGATAGCCGAGAAATACCCTGAGATTTACCAGGAGATTATAGCCCTACGTGCTTCCATAAATAATTATTCTCGTTCAACAGGGAGAACCCCTTCTTCAGAAATACTTAAAAAAGCTCAGGAAGATATACTCAATAAAAAAGTAGCTGCGCTTCGAAAGCCCGAAGAAAATATAAATCCTCAAGAAAATAGAATTCGTAAGCTGGATGTATTTAAAATAGCCGCTACCATTCTATTATTAGTAAGTGTTGGTTTAAATGGATTTTTCTTTTCGGAAATAACCTCTTATCGAAGTCAGGCTATTGATGCTGAGAATAGATTCAATGAACTAAATAATCAGGTTTCTTTTATTAATAGTGCTGCAAATGTCAAAATCCCTTTGAACGGATTAGATGTATCTCCCGAATCCTATGCCAATGTTTATATAAATAAGAATACCAGGGATGTTTACATACAGGTAGGAAAGCTTCCGCAACCCCCGGACGGGCATCAGTACCAGCTTTGGGCAGACCGGGATGGACATATGCATAACATAGGGGTATTTCATCATAATGATCAGATTCAACATATCCGTGTGTTCGAAGGTGATTTCGAATCCTTGAATGTAACTCTCGAAGTTGAAGGTGGTTCAGAAGAGGCTACGGTGGAGAATGCGTACCTGTCCGGAAAAAAAATCTAA
- a CDS encoding ABC transporter permease subunit, with amino-acid sequence MKRLLILILIFPVNESVLSQELVKIGSKLFTESVILGEVAKQLAESEGIETEFYRQLGGTRVVWNALVEGEIDIYPEYTGTLIQEILQNQDIDNLEEIETELAKYGITTTKPIGFNNTYALGMKKELADELGIKTISDLRNHPSLRFGFTNEFIDRTDGWKGLKTWYSFDEINLTGLDHDLAYRGLEAGNIDVIDLYSTDAEIEYYELISLEDDQKFFPVYEAVFLYRKELENDYPELVDKLKLASGTIEESKMSSMNAAVKIDGQSDSEVAAAYLQTTFNIQSEVFRESMWKDLWKHTLDHLYLVGISLGLAILFAIPLGVMASKFSRLESTLLGLVGILQTIPSLALLVFMIPLLGIGALPAMAALFLYSLLPIVRNTHAGITNIPQPIIESANALGLPAKVILQKIELPLAIPTILAGIKTSAVINVGTATLGALIGAGGYGQPILTGIRLDDTALILQGAIPAALLALLVQWVFDLIEKKLSVEY; translated from the coding sequence ATGAAAAGACTTCTGATCTTGATACTTATTTTTCCTGTAAATGAAAGTGTTCTTTCCCAAGAGCTGGTTAAGATTGGAAGTAAGCTATTCACTGAATCCGTAATTCTTGGTGAGGTAGCAAAACAGCTTGCCGAAAGCGAAGGAATTGAGACTGAATTCTACCGACAACTAGGAGGAACACGAGTTGTTTGGAACGCCCTTGTTGAAGGGGAGATAGACATATATCCTGAGTATACCGGAACTCTAATCCAGGAAATTCTGCAAAACCAGGACATAGACAATCTGGAAGAAATAGAAACGGAGTTAGCTAAGTATGGAATAACTACTACTAAACCCATAGGCTTTAATAATACCTATGCACTGGGCATGAAAAAAGAATTAGCCGATGAGCTTGGTATAAAAACCATCTCAGATCTGAGAAATCATCCCTCTCTTAGATTCGGTTTTACAAACGAATTCATTGACAGAACTGATGGCTGGAAGGGCTTAAAGACCTGGTACAGCTTTGATGAAATAAACCTTACAGGATTGGATCATGATCTGGCTTATCGAGGGTTAGAAGCTGGAAATATTGATGTAATAGACTTGTATTCAACAGATGCTGAAATAGAGTACTATGAACTAATCTCTTTAGAAGATGATCAGAAGTTCTTTCCGGTTTATGAGGCAGTATTCCTGTATCGAAAAGAACTAGAAAATGACTATCCAGAGTTAGTAGATAAACTAAAATTAGCCTCAGGGACTATTGAAGAGTCAAAGATGAGTTCGATGAATGCCGCTGTTAAGATTGATGGGCAAAGTGATTCAGAAGTGGCTGCTGCTTATCTGCAAACTACTTTTAATATCCAGTCAGAAGTTTTCAGGGAATCTATGTGGAAAGATCTTTGGAAGCATACTTTGGATCATTTATACCTTGTAGGCATATCCTTAGGACTGGCTATTTTATTTGCAATACCACTTGGAGTAATGGCTTCAAAGTTTTCCAGGCTCGAAAGTACTCTACTTGGGCTGGTTGGAATCCTACAAACCATTCCATCGCTGGCATTATTAGTATTCATGATCCCTCTATTAGGAATTGGGGCTTTACCTGCTATGGCAGCTTTATTTCTTTATAGTTTACTGCCAATAGTGAGAAATACACATGCAGGAATTACCAACATTCCTCAGCCCATTATCGAATCTGCAAATGCATTAGGCCTACCGGCTAAGGTCATTCTTCAAAAAATCGAATTACCACTGGCGATTCCAACCATCCTTGCGGGAATTAAAACTTCTGCAGTAATTAATGTGGGAACTGCCACATTAGGAGCTTTAATCGGAGCGGGTGGGTACGGGCAGCCAATCCTTACGGGTATCCGGCTTGATGACACAGCCCTAATACTACAGGGAGCAATCCCTGCAGCACTACTAGCTTTATTAGTACAATGGGTTTTTGACCTAATCGAAAAGAAATTAAGCGTAGAGTATTAA
- a CDS encoding aminotransferase class V-fold PLP-dependent enzyme produces the protein MNSQKHLFNLDPNITYLNCAYMSPMMKTVEEAGHKGLLRKRQPNEIGAEDFFNEAEELRQAFAQFVNVTEPNRVAIVASASYGLANVANNLKLTSGDEILLVGEQFPSNVYSWRKVAAESGANIITVPAPPNSLERGTEWNTKILNAISPKTKLVACAHAHWSDGTLFDLKAIRKRTNEVGAWLAIDGTQTIGALPFDIEEIQPDALIASGYKSLMGPYGIGMAYYGPALDGGVPIEENWINRYKSEDFRNLVNYSDDYQPGALRYEVGGHSNFILVPMLLEAIRVLNSWGVEEVQNYCKQLVHEPVRQLRDAGFIIEKEDHRASNIFGIRLGEHHDMADIKNRLQEANVFVSYRGDAVRISPNVYNETADMDLLVKTLTR, from the coding sequence ATGAACTCCCAAAAACACCTCTTCAACCTCGATCCCAACATTACTTATCTGAATTGCGCGTACATGTCTCCCATGATGAAAACTGTGGAGGAGGCGGGCCATAAAGGCTTACTAAGAAAGCGGCAACCCAATGAAATCGGCGCAGAAGATTTTTTCAATGAAGCAGAAGAGTTAAGACAAGCCTTTGCACAGTTCGTGAATGTTACTGAACCTAATCGAGTAGCAATTGTAGCCTCTGCATCTTATGGATTAGCAAATGTAGCCAACAACCTGAAATTGACATCTGGGGATGAGATTTTGTTGGTAGGAGAACAATTTCCCAGTAATGTCTATTCCTGGAGGAAAGTAGCTGCAGAATCAGGGGCTAACATTATCACGGTACCTGCTCCACCAAATTCCCTGGAAAGAGGAACCGAATGGAATACAAAAATTCTGAACGCCATCTCTCCGAAAACAAAACTGGTGGCTTGTGCTCATGCCCATTGGTCAGATGGCACCCTATTTGATCTAAAAGCCATTCGAAAACGAACAAATGAAGTGGGTGCATGGCTGGCTATTGATGGGACCCAAACTATTGGTGCCCTCCCCTTCGATATTGAAGAAATTCAGCCGGATGCTCTTATTGCTTCAGGATACAAATCGTTGATGGGGCCTTATGGAATTGGCATGGCCTACTATGGTCCCGCTTTAGATGGCGGTGTGCCTATTGAAGAAAACTGGATCAACCGCTATAAGAGTGAAGATTTCAGAAACCTGGTTAACTATAGCGATGATTATCAACCAGGGGCTTTACGATATGAGGTTGGAGGACACAGTAACTTCATTTTAGTCCCGATGCTTCTTGAGGCGATTCGTGTACTAAATTCGTGGGGTGTTGAAGAAGTACAGAATTATTGCAAGCAACTGGTTCATGAACCGGTTCGACAATTACGAGATGCAGGCTTCATTATCGAAAAAGAAGATCATCGAGCTTCTAATATATTTGGTATCCGGCTTGGGGAGCATCATGACATGGCCGATATCAAAAATAGATTACAAGAAGCAAATGTCTTTGTTTCTTATCGAGGAGATGCAGTAAGAATCTCTCCAAATGTATATAATGAAACAGCTGATATGGACTTACTGGTAAAAACTCTAACCCGTTAA
- a CDS encoding sigma-70 family RNA polymerase sigma factor has protein sequence MQDPVPILSISIEDQIIRKLKEKDDESVALIFEHYSVALFNAINQILKNKMLSEDVLQEVLVKVWERGDSYDSSKGSLYTWMIRVARNTAIDKTRSKEFIRDGKSNSIENFVFNSGSVTEQKKIEQSNDVWETVDQLPENQRCLIDMAYFKGFTQKEISKELDIPLGTVKTRMRTALSTLRKIF, from the coding sequence GTGCAAGACCCCGTTCCTATTCTGTCGATAAGTATCGAAGACCAGATTATTCGCAAACTAAAAGAGAAAGATGATGAGTCAGTAGCTTTGATATTTGAGCACTATTCAGTGGCGCTGTTCAATGCAATTAATCAAATCCTGAAAAACAAGATGCTATCAGAGGATGTACTTCAGGAAGTACTGGTAAAAGTTTGGGAGAGGGGAGATAGTTACGATTCCTCAAAGGGAAGTTTATATACGTGGATGATTCGAGTTGCGAGGAATACTGCTATCGATAAGACAAGAAGTAAAGAATTTATTCGGGACGGAAAATCCAACAGCATAGAGAACTTCGTATTTAATAGTGGCTCAGTAACTGAACAAAAGAAGATTGAACAAAGTAACGATGTTTGGGAAACGGTAGACCAGCTCCCTGAAAACCAACGTTGCTTGATTGATATGGCATATTTTAAAGGTTTTACACAAAAGGAAATTTCAAAGGAATTGGATATCCCTTTGGGAACGGTTAAAACAAGAATGCGAACGGCGTTGTCGACATTAAGGAAGATTTTCTAA
- a CDS encoding T9SS C-terminal target domain-containing protein, with the protein MKKATSLFFLLFLSLSLQQLLLAQITIDGISDEPEYSTLATSNGNDGFGSTNTMDDLKYFADGEYIYIGIPGDLDSNNNYAIFLDFSGYDGTPAGDVVGESSTIGFFDDENFDGSKLDFEVDYAFGMNEGSTTTDFYVDAVRYGSTGALFQWDYLGSTGQDGTSTSLPSSDASIYNAGSLDVAYENSGGTDEGLEFRIKISEIPGIDSTQTVRLFAAIISGDGFWSDVLLPNEGYTGGNLGTDPDLGSLSGDFFTEAQSMQHSVEVTGDAGWRLLSFPITGATGADISDDGIGAQFTSNTDSATIYTYDDTGSFEAVSSDATTLTDGYGLAVYFFDNTDASSSELPITLDVPGSPPSSQVDVTLNTTAAGSTDGSGAATSKYTLVGNPFASNYDLNQMTFTGDGTQDNVHFWKNGSYTTGDKSSAYIVAPWQGFFVEVSSAQSTTALAFPTSGKTSSDTTATHFSKASEQRGDISFTLSSDDSYDEAIRMAFREYATEGFDRADASKLVPLSPTYATMAFKSETGLKSVESLPWDLTEEVTIELELQQVGVDGGFTFDWKGLETIPDEWQLTLHDYQEEVNIDMREETEYVFNSDAPNSKQINPLSIITGVQAVTQKSKSEDGIRFAITITPNTASVSNETGDDPITFELEQNYPNPFNPSTTINYTVASTGKVTLNVYNLMGQKVAELVNATKAAGSYNVSWDASGAASGMYIYRLEAGGQTLTRKMTLIK; encoded by the coding sequence ATGAAAAAAGCTACAAGCCTGTTTTTTTTACTCTTCTTAAGTCTCTCTCTTCAACAATTACTTTTAGCTCAAATAACTATTGATGGTATATCTGATGAACCTGAGTATTCAACATTAGCAACATCAAATGGTAATGACGGATTCGGATCAACTAATACAATGGATGATTTAAAGTATTTTGCGGACGGTGAATATATCTACATCGGGATACCAGGTGATCTAGATTCCAATAATAATTACGCAATTTTTCTCGATTTCTCGGGCTATGATGGTACTCCAGCTGGAGATGTAGTGGGAGAATCTTCAACGATTGGTTTTTTTGATGATGAAAATTTTGATGGTTCTAAGCTCGATTTTGAAGTGGATTATGCTTTTGGAATGAACGAGGGATCAACTACTACAGACTTTTATGTAGATGCCGTTCGGTATGGATCTACGGGGGCTCTCTTTCAATGGGATTATCTCGGCTCAACCGGTCAAGATGGTACTTCAACGTCTCTTCCGTCATCCGATGCTTCCATTTATAATGCAGGTTCACTTGATGTTGCTTATGAAAATAGTGGTGGTACAGATGAAGGTTTAGAATTCAGAATTAAGATATCTGAAATACCTGGTATTGATAGTACTCAAACCGTTCGATTATTCGCTGCCATAATTTCTGGTGATGGTTTTTGGTCTGATGTATTATTACCGAATGAGGGATATACAGGCGGTAACCTTGGAACTGATCCAGATTTAGGATCATTATCAGGGGATTTCTTTACTGAGGCTCAATCGATGCAACACAGTGTTGAAGTTACTGGTGATGCGGGGTGGAGGTTACTTTCTTTTCCTATAACAGGAGCAACCGGAGCTGATATTTCTGATGATGGAATTGGAGCACAATTTACTTCTAATACAGACAGTGCTACCATTTATACTTATGATGATACAGGTTCTTTTGAGGCTGTTTCCTCTGATGCAACAACTTTAACAGACGGATATGGACTTGCTGTTTATTTCTTTGATAATACTGATGCAAGTAGTTCTGAACTTCCAATTACTCTGGATGTGCCAGGCTCTCCACCAAGTTCACAGGTGGATGTTACATTAAATACAACTGCTGCTGGAAGTACTGACGGTTCTGGTGCAGCAACTAGTAAGTATACTCTTGTCGGGAATCCATTTGCATCGAATTACGATTTAAACCAAATGACTTTTACTGGGGATGGTACTCAAGATAATGTTCATTTTTGGAAAAATGGTTCTTACACTACGGGCGATAAATCTTCTGCCTATATTGTAGCACCTTGGCAGGGATTTTTTGTAGAAGTCTCCAGCGCTCAAAGTACTACTGCTTTAGCATTTCCAACATCTGGGAAAACCTCTTCCGATACAACAGCAACGCACTTCTCTAAAGCTTCCGAACAAAGAGGAGATATCTCTTTCACCCTTTCTTCTGATGACAGCTATGATGAAGCCATTCGTATGGCCTTCAGAGAATATGCAACGGAAGGATTTGATCGGGCGGATGCTTCTAAGCTGGTTCCATTAAGTCCTACCTATGCTACTATGGCTTTTAAGTCTGAAACGGGTTTAAAATCAGTAGAATCTCTTCCATGGGATTTGACGGAAGAAGTCACGATAGAGCTTGAATTACAACAGGTTGGAGTTGACGGAGGCTTTACTTTCGACTGGAAAGGTCTCGAAACTATTCCTGATGAATGGCAGCTTACCCTCCATGACTACCAGGAAGAGGTTAACATAGATATGCGTGAAGAGACAGAATATGTATTCAATTCTGATGCTCCGAACTCTAAGCAAATAAACCCACTAAGTATTATCACTGGAGTACAGGCAGTTACTCAAAAGTCTAAATCAGAAGATGGTATCAGGTTTGCGATTACCATAACTCCGAATACGGCTTCGGTAAGTAATGAGACCGGTGATGACCCTATCACTTTCGAACTCGAACAAAACTACCCAAACCCATTCAACCCATCTACTACGATTAATTATACGGTAGCCTCTACGGGCAAAGTAACCTTGAATGTATATAACCTTATGGGACAGAAAGTAGCGGAGCTGGTTAATGCAACCAAGGCCGCAGGAAGCTATAATGTAAGCTGGGATGCTTCGGGAGCTGCTAGTGGCATGTACATCTACCGCTTAGAAGCGGGTGGACAGACCTTAACTCGCAAAATGACACTCATCAAATAA
- a CDS encoding GNAT family N-acetyltransferase yields MFIRTAFHNDLEEVRLLNESVLPHVNNIPIFDFEEFLEVSSFFLVVEEESELAGFIIVLGPGVSYDSENYEYFTKHYSSFDYVDRIVVKDSFRGKGLGSKLYAYLFEHSDEERITCEVNIQPPNPKSIQFHQMLGFDEVHQHYSEGGKKYVSLMVRELSK; encoded by the coding sequence ATGTTTATTCGAACTGCATTTCATAACGATCTCGAAGAGGTAAGACTCTTGAATGAATCAGTTTTACCTCATGTAAACAATATCCCCATATTCGATTTTGAAGAATTTCTGGAAGTATCTTCTTTTTTCCTGGTTGTAGAAGAAGAGAGTGAATTAGCAGGATTTATAATTGTTCTGGGGCCGGGAGTTAGTTATGATAGTGAGAACTATGAGTATTTCACTAAACACTACTCTTCTTTTGATTATGTGGATCGCATTGTAGTTAAAGATAGTTTTCGGGGAAAGGGACTGGGTTCCAAACTCTATGCATATCTATTTGAACACTCGGATGAAGAGAGAATAACCTGCGAAGTAAACATCCAACCACCCAATCCAAAGTCAATTCAATTCCACCAGATGTTGGGATTTGATGAAGTTCATCAGCATTATTCAGAAGGAGGAAAGAAGTACGTTAGCCTAATGGTGAGAGAGCTATCAAAATAA
- the ilvA gene encoding threonine ammonia-lyase, with the protein MKHTLESSLISVKEIDKAAATLAGIATPTPLLKNEQLSERYEANIWLKREDLQVVRSYKIRGAYNKIDSLSSEELTNGVVCASAGNHAQGVALACFKKEIHGTIFMPVTTPEQKVNQVQMFGKEYVEVVLQGDTFDDSFSKAKAFCEEKKAAFIPPFDDPKIIAGQGTVGKELLEDADFSIDYLLLPVGGGGLSAGVGSYFHSLSPQTKLIGIEPEGAPAMQQSIEQDEIITLKEIDKFVDGAAVQRVGDITFEICKEVLDRVITVPEGKICGTILQMYNEQAIVVEPAGAMSITALDSIKEEIKGKNVVCVVSGSNNDITRTAEIKERHLQYEGLIHYFIVEFPQRSGALLEFLKDVLAPGDDIIFFEYYRKTNREYGPAMIGLEIKHKDDLEPLLERMKAKNLTFRYVNDQPTLYRFLT; encoded by the coding sequence ATGAAACACACGCTGGAATCATCGCTAATCTCTGTGAAAGAGATTGACAAAGCTGCAGCTACGCTTGCTGGAATAGCTACACCTACCCCTCTTTTAAAAAACGAACAACTATCAGAACGTTACGAAGCCAATATTTGGCTAAAGCGCGAAGATCTACAGGTTGTTCGTTCCTATAAAATCAGGGGAGCTTATAACAAGATTGATAGCCTTTCTTCTGAAGAATTAACAAACGGAGTGGTTTGCGCAAGCGCGGGAAATCATGCCCAGGGAGTAGCTCTTGCATGCTTTAAGAAGGAAATTCATGGCACGATTTTTATGCCGGTTACCACACCCGAACAAAAAGTAAACCAGGTGCAAATGTTTGGGAAAGAGTATGTAGAAGTGGTACTCCAAGGAGATACTTTCGACGATTCTTTTTCCAAGGCCAAAGCCTTTTGTGAAGAAAAGAAAGCGGCTTTCATCCCTCCTTTCGATGATCCAAAAATCATAGCCGGTCAGGGCACGGTTGGTAAAGAACTACTCGAAGATGCCGATTTTAGCATCGACTATCTTCTTCTTCCGGTCGGAGGTGGAGGATTATCTGCCGGAGTAGGCTCATACTTTCACTCACTTTCTCCTCAAACCAAACTTATTGGGATTGAACCTGAAGGAGCTCCGGCCATGCAGCAATCCATTGAACAGGATGAAATTATTACCCTAAAGGAAATTGATAAATTTGTGGATGGAGCTGCTGTCCAGCGTGTTGGTGATATCACTTTTGAAATCTGTAAAGAAGTATTAGATCGGGTTATCACGGTTCCTGAAGGAAAAATTTGTGGGACTATACTCCAGATGTATAATGAACAGGCTATCGTGGTTGAGCCAGCCGGAGCAATGTCAATTACCGCATTAGACTCGATCAAAGAAGAAATCAAAGGAAAGAACGTAGTTTGTGTAGTTAGCGGGAGTAATAATGACATTACACGAACCGCTGAAATCAAAGAGCGCCATCTCCAATATGAAGGGCTTATCCACTATTTCATCGTTGAATTTCCACAACGGTCGGGTGCTCTCCTTGAATTCCTGAAAGATGTCTTGGCTCCGGGTGATGACATCATATTCTTTGAGTATTACCGAAAAACAAACCGGGAATATGGCCCAGCTATGATTGGTCTGGAGATAAAGCACAAAGACGATTTAGAACCTTTACTGGAACGAATGAAGGCAAAAAATCTCACTTTTCGATATGTTAATGACCAACCAACGTTATATAGGTTTCTGACTTGA
- a CDS encoding sigma-70 family RNA polymerase sigma factor yields the protein MAIEEQFTRLIQENAGIIHKVIYLYVDDQQERSDLFQEVMLQSWKSFKSFRADSKFSTWLYRVSLNTVLTYNRKASRKVDTSSFDEVEYAVGEDHEEKRDQKSMLLMLIKRLDDIDRMIITLHLDGYSNKEIAEITGLTPNNTGVKLHRIKERLVAKMKGEMQ from the coding sequence ATGGCGATTGAGGAACAATTTACGAGATTGATCCAGGAGAATGCGGGCATCATCCACAAAGTGATTTACTTATATGTGGATGATCAACAGGAACGCTCTGATCTTTTCCAGGAGGTAATGCTCCAATCGTGGAAATCGTTTAAGTCGTTTCGGGCAGATTCTAAATTCTCAACCTGGTTATATCGGGTAAGCCTTAATACTGTGCTCACCTACAACAGGAAAGCGTCACGCAAAGTAGATACATCTTCATTTGATGAGGTTGAGTATGCGGTGGGTGAAGATCATGAGGAGAAGAGAGATCAAAAATCGATGTTATTAATGCTCATTAAAAGGCTGGATGACATCGACCGAATGATCATCACTCTTCATCTGGATGGATACAGCAATAAAGAGATTGCTGAGATAACAGGCTTAACGCCAAACAATACAGGTGTAAAACTACACCGAATAAAAGAACGGCTTGTTGCCAAAATGAAAGGTGAAATGCAATGA
- a CDS encoding fasciclin domain-containing protein yields MKLSKITKGLLALLIVAGFSISIQAQDKDIVELAVGTETLSTLVAAVKAGELVETLQGDGPFTVFAPTNEAFAALPEGTVEMLLKPENKDKLVAVLTYHVVAGKVMSTDLENNMKAKTVNGAYAKITLSYGKAKVEGATVVAADIEATNGVVHVIDKVILPPDMR; encoded by the coding sequence ATGAAGTTATCAAAAATCACAAAGGGATTACTTGCACTATTAATCGTTGCAGGTTTTTCAATATCGATTCAGGCACAGGATAAAGACATTGTAGAGCTTGCCGTTGGAACAGAGACATTATCAACATTAGTAGCTGCTGTTAAAGCTGGCGAGCTGGTTGAGACGCTACAAGGCGATGGCCCTTTTACCGTATTTGCTCCTACTAATGAAGCATTTGCAGCCCTTCCTGAAGGAACCGTTGAAATGTTACTAAAACCAGAAAACAAAGATAAGCTGGTTGCAGTGCTTACTTATCATGTTGTAGCAGGGAAAGTAATGAGCACTGACCTTGAAAATAATATGAAAGCTAAAACAGTAAACGGAGCATATGCAAAGATTACCCTTAGCTATGGAAAAGCAAAAGTAGAAGGGGCTACAGTAGTAGCTGCTGATATTGAAGCTACCAATGGGGTTGTACATGTAATTGACAAGGTGATATTACCACCAGATATGCGATAA
- a CDS encoding ABC transporter ATP-binding protein, translating into MISVQRVSKNYSSKQVLDQITLEIKSAKVVSLIGPSGCGKSTLLRIIMALIKQDTGNVFIDDEEITSQNSLEIRRKIGYVIQKGGLFPHLTARENCAITAKFLGWDSKRIDSRIQELADLVKIDHEIIDRLPSKLSGGQQQRISLIRALMLDPNILLLDEPLGSIDPMVRYELQTDLKEIFTSLGKTVLLVTHDLNEAAYLGDDIVLMNKGKIIQRGTIDNLIEHPADSFVQKFVNSQRSIRVG; encoded by the coding sequence ATGATTTCAGTTCAACGTGTTTCCAAAAACTACTCATCAAAGCAGGTACTTGATCAGATAACTCTCGAAATTAAAAGTGCAAAGGTAGTGTCTTTAATTGGGCCGAGTGGGTGTGGTAAATCCACGTTGCTTAGAATTATAATGGCCCTAATAAAACAAGATACCGGAAATGTATTTATTGATGATGAAGAAATTACCAGTCAAAATAGTCTTGAGATACGAAGAAAGATTGGATACGTAATACAAAAGGGTGGGCTTTTCCCTCATTTAACTGCAAGAGAAAATTGCGCGATTACAGCAAAGTTTTTGGGGTGGGATTCTAAAAGAATTGATAGTAGAATTCAGGAATTAGCCGATTTAGTAAAAATAGATCATGAAATCATAGATCGATTGCCATCTAAGCTATCGGGTGGCCAGCAACAGCGGATTAGCTTGATAAGAGCGCTGATGCTTGATCCAAATATATTGCTCCTGGATGAGCCACTTGGTTCGATAGATCCAATGGTTAGGTATGAACTACAAACGGATTTAAAAGAGATTTTTACCTCTCTTGGGAAAACGGTGCTATTGGTTACCCATGATTTGAACGAAGCAGCCTATCTTGGTGATGACATAGTTCTTATGAACAAAGGAAAAATAATTCAGAGAGGAACAATTGATAACCTGATCGAACACCCTGCTGATTCCTTTGTTCAAAAGTTTGTGAATTCACAGCGATCAATAAGGGTGGGGTAG